In the genome of Peromyscus eremicus chromosome 1, PerEre_H2_v1, whole genome shotgun sequence, the window AAGCTATACTGATAAAGTCTTACCAACTTGACTCCCTAGTCACAAGTCAAACAAGGACATTTATAACGGACACCCTAAAGTGGTCACAGTAAAGCTGGGTAGGCCtcagtcctacacaaagaactacaggtaaataAGGAATACTGATAGTAGAGGAAATAGTTTTCcctagggaagaacacaccaatttgTTTTCCATTACAAATGGTCAGCCTTACAAAgaaacatacaagtaacacagAGATTGAGCAagtgtacttatgtatttaggaatatatatggatatgcatatacatatacatatgtaacaattATTCAAAAAAGTTGCCATGAATTtacaagagaggaaagaggagtaTATGGGatggtttgaagggaggaaagggaattgcaaaataatataattatatcataatctcaatAATAAGAAGTAATTAACAAACAATCAATGGATTTTTTCATAAAGACACCAAAATTTAACAATGAAAATGTAATAGTCTTTTTAACCAATTACCTTAAGAAAGTGGGTGTTTACATTCAGAATAATGGAGTTTGAAACTCATAAAATACCACTGGCAAAAGAAATCTAGTCAAATGAATTAGTCTTAAATATCAGATGCAAAACTGCCAAAATATGACAAGAATCCTCCATTAAGTTGTTCTAGAatctaaaagcagagtatgtggTTAGATAATACTAAAATTTTGAATAGCAAAGAAGTCAAGCAGTTAAGTAAGGAGAGATCCCATGGAATGtaagaaagaattaaaaagccATATGTCTAATAAAGGATTTAGCTTCATaatatgtaagaaaataaaacaatgcacTAGTAAGAAAGTTAATACCTTAAATAAAAATGGACAAAAGTTCCTATATACATACTGAAAAGGCTACATATATATGTCCAAGGGCTatatgaaaacttaaaaatgacCAATCACCATGGAAATGTAAACTACAACCAAAAAGAAATGGAACTTTCATAGATGTTAGCTTATCTATTTTCAGAAGGATAAAAATGCTTAGTGATCAGTAGAGTTGAGAAAAAACACTTTCCTCCTGACTTTGGAAATATAAACCAGTACAACCATTTTAGAATATGCTATGGAGTTTATTCAATGATGTAATTGTAggttaatctcaaaaataaaagaagtaataaaaaataaaatgataatgaagTAGTCACAGGATGAGCATCCATctaacaaaggaaacaaaacatatATATCAAAGAAATTTCTTATGCAGAATACAGACTTCAGCATCattcaaattaataaattataGAATCAAAGTGTCatgatgaataaatacataaagcaaATCTGTCTATTACTATTGTCTATCATatgcttatctatctatctatctatctatttatctatcatctatttatctatctttctatctatgtctatctatcatctacctaaaaaaatatatatataatgagtaGAGATGAGCTTGGAACCAACATACTTAATAGCTGGCTCAAAAGGAGTattgatatttattaattaaatccCATCCTTTTACACATATTTTCTCAGAGAATTAAGATTAATTGTCTAGTTACCATATTATATGTCTAGTTATCATATTGTATTATACAAATGTCTACAATGAtaacatttttatcattataaagTGCAGTCATTCTTTTACCTCTTAAAAGTAGTACTGAAATAAGGTAAATTATATTCACTGGTTCAAAGCATCCActctttaaagttaaattttttgatgtgtaCTTGACATTTGGACAACCACCTAAAATTCCTTTTTCTTGCTctcatattgaaaataaaatttatttaccaTTTAGGTATATAGTATGATTATAAATACAAACTATTTAATCCAATCAGTGAAGTGCTAAGTGATCCGTGAAGATGATCTAACATTCACTCAGGCACAGTTTCTCTagcataaataaatagaataaatctaCATGTTAAACATGAAAATGCATGCTCACATCCAATAACTGTTTGTAACAATGAGAATATCAAGCAAACAAGCCAGGTATGACCTTGATGTGAGTCTGTCCCACAGATTGATTGGGCTTGTGTAGAACAAGCATAAAAAGCACGGAAAGGATGAGCAGAATGGCTATCCAAATGGTTCATTTCAGAAAGACATTGCACTTAAGGTTTTTCATTAAATTCAACTGAAGAACTAATTTGACCCAATAATTCATTTGTACATCCCTGCTTGTTATCATATAgagagctaaatagagaattcttttttctttttctttaatttttttttttcattttacataccaatcacagatctctctccccttttcccaCCTTCCCCCatctacccccatcccacccccatcctatCCTCATAGGGCGTAAGGCCGTCCTTGGGAAGTCAACACAGGCTGgtataccaagttggggcaggaccaagcccattcccactacatcaaggctgagagcaaggtatcccaccataggcaatgggctctaaaaagccactttatgtacctgggataagtactggtcccactgccaggggccaaGGAAACACATCAAGCAACACAACTGTCACTGACATTTAGAAGATCTAGTTAGGTCTCATGCAGGttctccagctgtcagtccagagtccctgagttcccactagctcaggtcagctgtctctgtggatttctccatcatgatcttgactacccttgctcatataatccctcctccctcttttcagcTGAAATCCAGGAACTTgccccagtgcttggctgtgtgtctctgcatctgcttccatcagttaccagatgtaggttctatgatgacaatagggtagtcaccagtctgattataggggaaagctagttcaggaaccctctccactattgctaggagtcttaaccaGAAATGCTAGGTAAAAAGATAATCccaagagggacacacatggatcaccccaggaaggggTGATAGtaaagatctcctgggtaaactggtgGAGGACAGGtgtagaggagaggggatggggatAGAAATGAAAGAGATGGAGATGGTAGAGTTGGGGGAGGCacggagagggagagcaatgaaagggatatcttgacagagggagctATTATGGGTTTAATGAGAaacctggtgctggagaaatccccaggaaaccacaaggatgattctagctaaacagagaattcttataCATTGTCTTAACCTTAGTATTAATTATTTTGCTATAAATTGTTCATTTACCTTTTTATGTATGGATTTTTTCAAATCCAGGATTTTGCATATGATAGGCAAGGGttttaccactgagttacatgcCCATTCTAAATTCTATTGGTAGAGACAATAATTCCCAAACTGTGCCGACCCAATCCTCCCCTGAATCACTTGTGTGTACAATATTTTCCATTGTTCAGGTCCCTCCTCTATATTCTTATAATGCCTTTTGTATGACATGATGCCTCAAAAAAACCAGGTCATTCCATTTTGTCAGTATAGGCATGTTTTAATTGTTCCTCTGAGATCCACCTTAATGTAACTCTAAGCAAAATGGCTCAAAGTACTGTCTCTCAGGAATTCTGAGTTAGAATGAGGACTAGCAGTCTTGCTGGATCAAAAGTGTGGAGGTACTGATATTTAAGATAATACAGAGAGATGCTTAGATATGAAACTGACTGTGGCTACTGTTTATGTTTGagattttttctgtttatttaataCAAGCCTCCACTCAAATATGATACACCCCATTCAAGCAATGCAGTGAGTACTTGTGAAAATGCTGACTTAATCAGGATATTTATGAGCTAAATAATGTATTTATCCTTTCAACAACAGCATGAAAGAAGGTACATCTATAGATCATAATCTAATTCAAAGGGATCTTTTAATACATGAATTTATATTGGCTGCATGACTTctcaattttttaatttcatgtaaaaTATGCACAAACTAGTCTGACAATATTTCTCAATACCTCTGGTTTCAATCCTCaagatcaaaaacaaaacaaacaataagcaGAAGAAACTGGAGTTTAACAGAATGCTTATTGATGAATAGAGTATTAACAATTTGAATGGTTGGAAAATTGCTTTGCAATAACTCAATAAATTtagcttaaatttttaattagtaAAATGATTTTGCAATGtaatttcaaataatttcaaataCCTTTCAGGGAAAATGTTTGTGCTaggatttcatatatatataaatatatatatatatgaaaaatatatgagaaatatatatatatatgaaatatatatatattctacttgCTATAGTCAAGGATGTGCTCACCTCTGGAATAAAATAGGAgtttaaaaatgaattcaaatcATTATCTCTTTCTAAATATAGAGAACAAAATTCTTTGCAATTTTTGTTCATGGCTGGAATTTGCAGGAGCAGGCATATCATTGACCTGAGGTCTTCTTTGGTGTCCAACTGTCCCACGTTCTTGAGTCTGATATGTCTCTTTGTGCACAGGCCCCTTCTCAGGCAAAACATGGACAATTCTAGAATGACCATATGATAATCAATTAGATTAAAGACAGGATATATATGTAGGTATTTTCAAACTCacaattttcttttggttttgtggaGACCTGAGTAAATCTGTGTGGAGCAGAATGACCTGAAACACACTATTCAGTCTAGGCTGAATCATTTACAATGATTCCCCTGTCTCATCTTCTTGAGTGCCAAGATGACAGACAAGTCTTTATCAGTATGTTCAAATTACCATGTTTTGTGTATATGATTAACATCTTTCCTGTTTAGTCAGGATCTTTTATTCTTATATTTCCTCAGTCACTTTGAAATCTAGCTAGACATACCCATTTTCATCTCCATTTTAGTACTTCACCAGTGACATAAGCTAAGCTAAAGACAATGTCACTTTATAAGCAATGCTGTAGCATTTTTGACTTAACAGTGCTTATTAGAGAGTTGCCTAGGATGAAAGTGTCTGACAGAAATAACTCAGAAATAGAAGCATATGGGATAATTTCTACAATCAAATTCCCATGAAGTTCAAAGACTGATGTGGTATGTTTGTAGCTCCTTAAGTGGGCAGCCCTCTTCTATAGTGGCAATGATACTGACAATATCTGAGGAAACAGATGGCAGGAATCAAGCAGGATGATTTAGATCTAGAAATTCTCAGTAACGTAACATGGGTGCATAAATCAAATGTCATTAGATGTCATGGGTCATGATAGTAATGCTATCATGGTGACTCTATGAGTATGTTTGTTACCTCCATCAATATCTCAAATTATTTCTTATATACAAAAATGTCAATAAAATTATAGGTTTAAACTTACCCTCAGGACTAAACAAATATCTTGGTGAATTACAAAAAAATACCACAATGAAATATCAATTATTGTTTAATAGTCTGTGTTCTAGTGTTATTAAACACACTTAGACTTCAAAATCACTCATCTGTAAAGACCTGACTTGTATTTACTAAGCATTATGTCTTCATCCTGACAGACAAAATGAGCGTGTTTAAATTGTCTCTTATGTAGTTGTAGGTATTGCATGACTTATTTTTTCTGAGTAACTCAATTAATAATGAAAGATTAATCTTAAGTCATATTtagctaaattattttttttctaaaaaccagaagaGGTTGTAAACATAGAATCAGGtcaagatggagaaaataaatgtCTCCTCAGAATTAATCCTCTATGCTGGCGTTGGGGCTGTTTGTCTAAAGTTAGGAAACACTACACATCACTTCTTCTCTTAGAAGTATGATATATCCCTACTTACTATCCACAAGATAATTTCTTGGAATTTAATAATGTCAGCAAATTCAGTCTTTTTATGTTTCACAGAAATACACTTGTGCATATATAAGGTACTGCTATCTCATTGTGAAACCAGTTGTCACATCCTGAACACATTTTATGTTCCACAATTCCTTACATAttcattttaatgtcattttctttaCAATTTATTTCTTCTAGTCTCTTTTCTTCATGATCTTCAAAATATGCTTAGTTGTAAAGACAATACTACCATTATGTGACCTCAGAAAACAATAATCAAGAAGAAAGACCTTGTATGAAGAAGATAAGCAGGAGAGATGAAGAGCAGTATAATTGGTAAACCTAAAGACACTGAGCCAGGAGATAGTCAGAACTGAAAGTGTAGAAATCCTATATTCAAATTGAGTTCATTATCACTGTATACAGTTTTGTCATATCTTAACAAATCTTTCATAGTGACAGAGTAATTTTATTGTtgctttattatttaattaactcCATAATGGGgaacatatattatacatattgcATAATAGCCTAATGCAAAAGTATAGCCTAATACAAAAGCATAGTAGTTAGTGAAAAATGTGACTTTAAAAAATTTGCTAAAAAACAGTTTATGCTATTGCACTGAAatatttacttacatttttaCAAACAATATTTCTTTTGAGGAtgtaaagtatattttatatattgtataacaTACCATATTCTATTTATGCATTACAGGAATGGTGGATACCTAATTTATTCCCTATATTGGTTACTTTGGATATTGTTTCAACAAACATGGGAGTCAAAATATACTTTTGACATTCTGATTCAATATCAGAAATATCAGTGAATGTTTACCCCGAAGAAGCAATATTGGATCAtgtagtaattttatttttactgtgttatAGAGACTCTCAATCTATTCTGAAGTTATGTCAGTAATTTATATCTTGATGAGCAATACATATTTCTAATTATCTTCATGTTTACTAAACCTAGCTATCATTCATGTTCTGATCATAGCTTCATAACATACTATAACACCTCTATTTATAACACTTtagtttaaatttgcatttctatgaTAATCAGAAATGTAAATCACTTTTACACAGATGTCTTAGACattcatatttcttcttttgagaagtgtCTGTTCATagcacttactttttttttaatatttctttgttttcttgtcatTACAGTTGTTTGGGTTTCTTGtgtgttttgaatattagccTCTTTTCACAAAGTTACTCCTTGAAATTATTGTCCCAAGCtataagctctctctctctgctttattAATTACTTCCTATGTTTTGTGGAAGCTTTTTAGTTTGGCAGtcttctgtgtgtctctttttcttcctttgcctATATTATTGGATCCCTATTCAAGAAACCATCGCTTAAAAAGTGTTCATGAAAGTTACTCACTTTTGTATGCTGTGTGATAAGGGTTAAAGTTCATTATTCTTCATGTAGCCATCAGCTTCTTCTATGCCATTTATTGACAAGACTCTTCTCTATTGTAGGTTCTTGGCACATTGTATAAAATCAATTGGCTAAATCCTCGGGTTTATTTCTAGGTTTATTAGCCAACACAATTGAGCACAATTAGTCAATGTTGTTTGGTTTTACAAAATCAGTTTCAGCTGAAACAGAACAAGTGTTGTTACAAGATGctaaaagaaaggagaagggaaagagatagTGAAAAAGAGTGCAAAGATTCAGttagataaataatttttaaattatctaataAATTTTGTTGTGGCTACAGTTAATAATAATGTCCCCAAATAGATTTTTAATATCTTCACAACAAAAATAGTAAGTTGGTGGTCTCATGTTAATTCAGTCAAATCTTCTCCAACATATGTTAATGTCACATAGTATATAAAAGTTCATATGATTATTATGTCTattgaaatattaatttaaaatgcatattcATAAACAAGAATTTATAGGTTCAGGATTTAGCAATCCATATGTATATGGGTGCATGtacatttataatataatataattaatttatGTTTGCTCCAAATTTTGGTCAGTACAAAATCCACTAAAGCAACATTGATATCTCCAGATGAAGTGTCCAGGAATGCAAAAAGGCAAAGTCAAATGCTTTGACGCCTAGGTCTTAGAAAAAATTATATACTTTCTTGGTGACAGAGGCAGCCCCTCTTTCTCTGTAGTTCAGAAAGACCGTGGTTGAGGGGGAAGCATAGAGTAAAACCTAAACAAGACTAATGTCACTTGCGGAATTCAAAATAAACTATTGATGGCTGTTTAAGCATCTATGTGCAGGAAGTGATATCTCTACCTTAAAACAATATGACacagtaacaataataaataaacaatacatTAAGAGATAACCTCTCTTCTCAGGAAGCCATGAGGTGATGCCTATTTCTGAGAAGTCTTGTGAAAAGCAATAAGACATTCCCAAGCAAGGCCATGGCTCCTACGGAGTAGATGGTGTGTCATAGCAGAAACAAGCAATGTAAATGCCCCCAATGATTCAGCTTTAGCTCTTAACTTGGATGTGGTAAAACAGGGGTACATTGGCTGATATCCTTGTGAATTCACATGATTtcataaaattttacattttattttatatctgagATTCTCATCCCTTATCACATACACCATACATGGTTAGTGAAAAACTAATCAGTAATAATTTCATGGATTAGTAATGtggataaataattttatttatgttaaagAGTCATAATTTTACAAAAAAGAAGTTGAagttggtttttggttgttgttgtttgtttatctttGTTTAAATTAGATGATCAATTCTCTTTGAGCATATGCATTGGTGTGTAAGATCCTGCAGGCTTAAAACAGCCTCTGTCCTATAGATTCAGTCAAAGAACATTTGACACAGATCTCTGAGTAACTCAGGTAACTAGGCCACAAAgacttcattttttgttttaatgcatGTTCAAATGTTATAAACATTTAattcatattattttaataatatatatacatttataatacaatatgtacacacacacacacacacacatatatatatatatatatatatatatatatatatatatatgcaactgttttcttcttctctcattaAATGAGGGGGACTTAGTCTGATTCCATTATTTCTGAGTAATACATTGATAAAAATGTGTACACGTATTTTTGTGTTCTTTGTTGAATTGAGTCACTGGGAATTTACTCAGGAGTAGTATAGTTGTACCAAATGCTAGTATATTTAACACTCATTTCAATAATGACTTCACCAATTTGCACACCCTCACACCATTAGCATGTAAGGGATACTCATTAGAACTTTTttgctatgtatttattttgttgaaCATAGCCAATCTCACTAAGAAGCTCAgtgttaattttgttttcattttcctacAGATTAAATATGTCGACtatttttcatatattcattGTCCATCTGCATTACTTTTCAGACTTGtctaaattatttatgtatttttggctggattattagttatttttgtgtATAGCTTTTAAGTTTTGGATACCTTCTAGATGTTTATTTCCTAAATAAACAATCCATTAAGAGGTAACTTAATTAAGAGATTAAGTTTATACTAGATGAGTAAATAGAAAAGAGTTTCTTCCATTCTTTGGGGTGCTCTTTCActtgaaattgcttcctttcTTGTGAAGAATGGTTTAAATTTATGTGATcccattacttttttttaaagttctagaTTGTTAAAGTGGATTGCAAATTTGACAAAAAGCTGTGTTCCTTTTATTTTCAATAGTTGCAGAAGCATCCATTAGAGGCCTAAATTAATTAATCAAATAGGGAAATTAAGGCTGTAGGTCAAATTTGAGGACTCACAGAAAGTTATTCTCACTTTTCCTTCATTTgaatatgataaataaaatgagatatttgaaaatatataaaacaatgatgaaattttattaacatttttataattcCTTCAACACTTTCTATATTAAGCAACACAGTAGTCTTGAAATCCTTGAATTCACATCCATATTTGACAGTGTATAAAAAGCAAGTctatttaagtaaatataaaaaatataacatgGAATAATAGTGGAaatattttccaaagaaaaaaCATAGCACATCAATTCTATTTTTTACCCTAATTGCTGTTTAAAAGGGAAAAGTTGCCATCATATCTCTTCTTTGATTGatttatttcaaagaagaaagaTTGATTCATCTAAAAATAGCATATTATATCAATTTATTAAAACATTGATAGAAGAAAAATGGGGGCTTATGGAGGTTGTATGAATAGTTTACATACATTATTGAAAAAGACACATACTGgggcatatatattttaaaatgtgattattttGAATTGAATGGAAATAAAGGTGATTTCACACAGTTTTACCAGTGTACTCAACAAACTAAAGAACTATGCCAAAACAGTTTTGATGAAAATTTTTGAGTATTTGGAGTGTAAGGAATCtttcaaaaattttaagaatatgcAGGGTAAACATAGTGTGctgaattgtttgtttgtttgttttttttccatttgaaacATACTGATTATAGTTAGTCTCATTGGCCTTTATTGTTCTAAATAGTCCTGATTTTCTATTTGTCAAGGAAAGTAATCTAAACACTATTATGCAATCAATCAAATTATTAGGATGTgtattttcttattatatttcTATTGCTGTATATATGTGAATGAAAATTATACTCCGACATGTTGCAAATAAAATGGTAACATTAGTATATTTGATAACATGtatctttcttatatttttattcccACTATTACCTTTATCTTCAGTTTATTTGAATTATCCATAGAAGAAAGGAAATCACAGAATGGAATCTGAAGAATAAAATGTATTGCCTGGAAATCAGAATCCCATCACAGAGGAACTCATGCTTCAAAGTTGGGTTTCATCAATACTTAAACAGCACACACTCAACATTATCACTTGCAACAGTGCCTTTAAATTCTTCATTGTTCAAACTAGGAGAAATTTGGTGTGTAATCACTTATGCACAATGAACAACAGCATTGTTAGAGAGTTTACAATTCTGGGACTCACTCAAAAGTCTGAACTTCAGGGACTTCTTTTCATTATCTTCCTTTTTATCTACCTTGTGGCTTTCTTTGGTAATATGCTAATTGTCATTGCCATAATCTACAACACTACCTTGCACACCCCAATGTATGTTCTCCTTCTGGCCCTGGCTGTTGTGGACATCATCTGCACAACGAGCATCATTCCAAAGATGCTGGGAACAATGCTAACATCAGAAAATTCAATCTCATATggaggctgcatgtctcagctcTTCTTCTTTACATGGTCCCTGGGGGCTGAGATGGTGCTCTTCACTaccatggcctatgaccgctacgtggccatttgtttcccacttcgGTACAGTACTATTATGAACCACTTTACATGTGCAGCCTTGCTCAGCATCGTCATGGGTATTGCAGTAACCAATTCCTGGGTGCACACAGGTCTCATTCTAAGGCTGACTTTCTGTGGGCCAAATACAATTGATCATTTCTTCTGTGAAATACCCCCACTGCTAGCTTTGTCTTGCAGCCCCGTGAGAGTCAATGAGGTGATGGTTTATGTTGCTGATATCACCCTGGCTGTGGGAGACTTCACCCTCACTTGCATTTCCTATGGCTTTATCATTGCTGCTATTCTCCGCATCCGTACCACAGAAGGCAAGAAGAAAGCCTTCTCCACATGCTCATCCCACCTTATGGTGGTGTCCCTTTACTATTCCCCTGTGATCTACACCTATATTCGACCTGCATCCAGCTACAACTTTGAAAGGGACAAGGTGGTAGCTGCACTTTATACTCTAGTTACTCCCACATTAAACCCAATAGTGTACAGTTTCCGGAACAAGGAGATGCAAGCAGGAATTAGGAAAGTGTTTGCATTTCTGAAAGGTTAACAGTTTCAGAAGGGCATATAACCTTATTCATGTAAAACTATCTCCTATAACATTTCAAGttgatatttttttccttaagtatCTCCATCACATGTAATTATggcatctaaaatata includes:
- the LOC131902239 gene encoding olfactory receptor 13G1 — encoded protein: MNNSIVREFTILGLTQKSELQGLLFIIFLFIYLVAFFGNMLIVIAIIYNTTLHTPMYVLLLALAVVDIICTTSIIPKMLGTMLTSENSISYGGCMSQLFFFTWSLGAEMVLFTTMAYDRYVAICFPLRYSTIMNHFTCAALLSIVMGIAVTNSWVHTGLILRLTFCGPNTIDHFFCEIPPLLALSCSPVRVNEVMVYVADITLAVGDFTLTCISYGFIIAAILRIRTTEGKKKAFSTCSSHLMVVSLYYSPVIYTYIRPASSYNFERDKVVAALYTLVTPTLNPIVYSFRNKEMQAGIRKVFAFLKG